GGCGTAGGCGCGCGGCGACCCTGCGTGTTCAGCTGCCGGTCCGGTGTAAGCGCGCGGCGTCCCCCCATGCTCGTGGCCGGGCTCCGGATTTCGATCCCCGCGCCGCAGCCCCCTTTGCGCATGATTCGGCAGGTCGCTGACATGCGCACCGGGGTGGCTGCACTCGTGCTGTGCGGCGGATTGGTGGGCCCGGTGGCGGGCGGGCAATTGGCGTTACTAGCCAAGCCTTTCGGTGGTGTGGTCGGGACTCCCGGTGCTGCCATCGGCTACCTGGCTGTTTCCGCGTTCGTGCTCGGTTGTCTGACCGCGGCTATCCGCGCTACTCGCTCGATGCGGGTCGCCGGTGCCTGCGGGGTAATCGCGGGGCTGGCGTTCGCGGTGGCGGGGCTGGTGTCGACGACGTGGATGTTCACCGCCGCGGTTCTGATCGCCGGAGCCGCCGCCGGACCGGTGTTCGCTACCGGTCGCGTGCTCGCGCTGTCGGGATCGGCACGGCTGCTTACCGGTTGGCACGTGGTGATCGTGCTCGGGGTCGTCATCGCGGCGGGTGTGGCCTCGATCTGCGAACGGACGCCGGGGACAGGACTTCTCGCGGTGGGCCTTGTGGGCGCAGCCTGTGGTGCTGCGGCGGTGTCCGCTCGAGAGGACAGTGGCGGGGCGTGGGGGAAGCGGCGGTCGGCTAAGGGCTGGTCGGTTCTGGTGCCTGTTCGGCGGGCTGTGCTGGGATACGGCGCGCTCGGTCTGCTCGTGGGCGGCACCGTTCTCCCGGCTCTGCATCTACTGCTGTTCCGTTGGAATGCAGTCGGATCCGAACAGACGATACTGCTCGTGTTCGCGGCGCTGCCCGCGGTCGTCGCGGTCGCATTGCCCGCGCCCGATTCGAGTGCCATTGTGCCGCTGTTGATTCTGGCAGCGGGTGGTCCGGTGCTCGTGGCCACGGCACCGGGCGAGCTGACTCTTGTCGTCGGCCTAGCCGTATCGCTGGCCGCCGCGGCCCGGGCCGCGCGGGGGCTCGACGCTGAAATCCACGCTTCGGCAGCGCCTTCCGAAAGCGCCGCCACCGCGACGGTGCTGATCGCGGCTGCCGCCGCTCTGGCGGGCCTCGGGCTGGTCAGTGGGGTTGGACGGCTCGCGGGCACCGGCTCGGGGCTGGTCGTGCTGGCGGGGGTGAGCCTGATTTGTGCGCTGCTGTGTGGTCGGCTCGCGCTCCGGGTTGTGACGGCCGAACCGATCTTCCAAGGAGGCACACAGTGATTCGCACTGTTCCCGTCCGCGTGGCCGCGATTGTCGCGCTCCTCGCCGCACTACCGATCTGGGCGCTGCCCGCGCGGGCCGCGCCCGGAACCGCCGCGCTACAGGTCAGCGCCAGCACCGGCCTGACCGATGGGCAACGAATCACCGTGAACGGCACGGGTTTCCGGCCCGGTCTCGCCTCCGTTGCGGTCGGCCTCTGCAAACAGGGCTTCACCAGCGGAACGCGCGATTGCGACCTCGGGGGCGGCGCGACTTTCGTCAACGTCACCGATGAAGGGACGCTGCCGACTGTCACGCTCACCGCGCACCCGCACTTCAACGTGATCGACTGCCTCCGGCAACAGTGCGTGATCGCCGCCGCGCCC
This DNA window, taken from Nocardia sp. XZ_19_385, encodes the following:
- a CDS encoding GPS-CTERM domain-containing protein — protein: MIRTVPVRVAAIVALLAALPIWALPARAAPGTAALQVSASTGLTDGQRITVNGTGFRPGLASVAVGLCKQGFTSGTRDCDLGGGATFVNVTDEGTLPTVTLTAHPHFNVIDCLRQQCVIAAAPLPGTEPPTIIAANSAEVAVTFTGSRLTAAAAPPTAPATADTTDIDGPSLPLWSATAALLVVVAGFALADRRRL